The region GGCGCGCGACGACATAGCCGTCGCCCGCGTTGTTGCCTGCGCCGCACACGACGGTCAATGCGCGGCTCGCCGGCCACCGGTGCAACAGGGCATGGAATGCGAAGGCGCCCGCGCGTTCCATCAGTTCGCGTCCGGACACGCCATGCAGCTCGATGGCGCGACGATCGAGTTCGCGCACCTGGCCGGCGGTCCAAAGCTCGCGGGGCATCGAGGACATGTCCCTGATTATACTGTCGCCCATGGAGACGCAACCATGATCGAGGCGCGCGATATCTCGGCATGGGGCCGTGAGCTCGGTTTCGGCGCCCTGGGCATCGCCCGCATCGATCTTCCCGATGACGAGGCATGGCTGAAACGCTGGCTGGCCCTGGGGCGCCACGGGGAAATGAACTGGATGGCGCGCCATGGCACGCGCCGCAGCCGTCCGGCAGAGCTGATCCCCGGCACCGTCACCGTGATCTCCGTGCGCATGGATTATTTTCCGCCCGAGGCCGAGCCCGCCGAAGCCGTCCTCGCAGATCGCAGCCTGGGCTACATTTCCCGCTACGCGCTGGGCCGCGACTATCACAAGGTCCTCAGGCAAAGGCTGCAGCGGCTCGCGGAGCGTATCGCCGCCACGGCCGGCCCCTTCGGCTATCGCGTCTTCACCGACAGCGCCCCGGTGCTGGAGAAGGCCCTGGCGCGCGATGCCGGGCTTGGCTGGATCGGCAAGCACACGAACCTGCTGTCACGGGACGCGGGCAGCTGGTTCTTCCTCGGCGAGATCTACACCGACCTGCCGCTGCCGGCGGACGAACCCGGCGCCGCGCACTGCGGCAGCTGCACGGCCTGCATCGAGGCCTGCCCCACGGCGGCGATCGTCGCACCCTACGAACTCGATGCGCGCCTGTGCATCTCCTACCTGACCATCGAGCACCCCGGCGCCATACCCATGCATCTGCGCCCCGCGATGGGCAACCGCATCTACGGCTGTGACGACTGCCAGCTCGTCTGCCCGTGGAACCGCTACGCGCAGCTGGCTGCCGCACCCGATTTCCGTGCCCGGCATGGCCTCGACGCCTCCGGCCTGGTCGCCTTGTTCAGCTGGACCGAAGCGGAGTTCCTCGAACGGACGCTCGGCTCCGCGATCCGGCGGATCGGCCATGAGCGCTGGCTGCGCAATATCTCGATCGCACTGGGCAATGCGGCCCCTGATCCGGCGGCCCGCAGCGCCCTGCTCAGCCGCGCCAACCACGATTCGCCGCTCGTACGGGAACATGTCGCCTGGGCGCTCGAGCAGCACCAGGCCGCCGGCCGACATTGAGTTTGGCCTGTTCAGCGCACAGAATTGCCAACTGCGTCATGGCTGGTGAACCAGCGAATACGGAAGATGAGACACGATGATTAATGCCAACCCGGTTCCCGGGACCTCTGCTGCCGTGGATTTCGTCGACGCGCCCGACATCCGTCATTTTCTCTCGGGACTGTTGCTGTTCAATGGCGTGGATATCCGTTCGGTCGGACCGTTCCTGGCGCGCACGCACCGCCAGGACGTCAAGGCCGGAGAGGTCCTGATCTCGCCCAACATCCGCAATACGCGGGTGTTCGTCATCCTGTCCGGGGCGCTGGAAGTGCG is a window of Wenzhouxiangella sp. XN24 DNA encoding:
- the queG gene encoding tRNA epoxyqueuosine(34) reductase QueG; protein product: MIEARDISAWGRELGFGALGIARIDLPDDEAWLKRWLALGRHGEMNWMARHGTRRSRPAELIPGTVTVISVRMDYFPPEAEPAEAVLADRSLGYISRYALGRDYHKVLRQRLQRLAERIAATAGPFGYRVFTDSAPVLEKALARDAGLGWIGKHTNLLSRDAGSWFFLGEIYTDLPLPADEPGAAHCGSCTACIEACPTAAIVAPYELDARLCISYLTIEHPGAIPMHLRPAMGNRIYGCDDCQLVCPWNRYAQLAAAPDFRARHGLDASGLVALFSWTEAEFLERTLGSAIRRIGHERWLRNISIALGNAAPDPAARSALLSRANHDSPLVREHVAWALEQHQAAGRH